A single window of Natranaerobius trueperi DNA harbors:
- a CDS encoding M20/M25/M40 family metallo-hydrolase — protein sequence MTNKERLKKLFFELVEIDSESSKEGKMAERLKKELSDLGGEPYEDSAGEKMGTEAGNIICKIDGDNDKEPIILSAHMDTVKPGIGKKAVLDGDVIRSEGDTVLGADDAAGLAAILEALRTAKEQGVSHPPIEVVFTAYEEGGLNGSRRLEFDKLTAKKGYILDSSGKVGTMIVEAPGQEKYDIKIKGKPAHAGLSPEDGVDAVKVAGEIITKLKIGRIDEETTSNIGIINGGEATNVVCPLVEMKGEARSRDEQKLSEITQEFKKICNEVADSYGATVEFEDNRLYSSYKLDKEDDLVSHCTEAVKKLELEPAYKATGGGSDANIFNSNGIKTMNLGMGYQKVHTTDEFIPVKELENVADLAYNLITL from the coding sequence ATGACTAATAAAGAAAGACTTAAAAAGTTGTTTTTTGAACTTGTAGAAATCGATAGTGAGTCATCAAAAGAGGGTAAAATGGCAGAACGTCTTAAAAAGGAACTTTCAGATCTTGGCGGAGAGCCCTATGAAGATAGTGCTGGTGAAAAGATGGGTACTGAAGCTGGTAATATAATCTGTAAGATTGATGGTGATAATGACAAAGAGCCTATAATCTTAAGTGCTCATATGGATACTGTAAAACCGGGAATTGGAAAAAAAGCAGTTTTAGATGGTGATGTAATCAGAAGTGAAGGAGATACGGTATTAGGTGCTGATGATGCTGCTGGATTAGCAGCTATTTTAGAAGCGCTTCGAACAGCAAAAGAACAAGGTGTTTCACATCCACCAATAGAGGTTGTTTTTACTGCTTATGAAGAAGGTGGACTAAATGGTTCAAGAAGACTTGAATTCGACAAATTAACTGCTAAAAAAGGATATATTTTAGATAGTAGTGGAAAAGTTGGAACAATGATCGTTGAGGCTCCGGGTCAAGAAAAATATGATATCAAGATAAAAGGTAAACCAGCACATGCTGGCCTTAGTCCAGAAGATGGAGTTGATGCAGTTAAGGTTGCTGGTGAAATTATCACAAAGTTAAAAATTGGAAGAATAGATGAAGAAACTACTTCAAATATTGGAATAATTAATGGTGGAGAGGCAACAAATGTCGTCTGTCCTTTAGTGGAAATGAAAGGAGAAGCTAGGAGTCGTGATGAACAAAAACTTTCAGAAATAACTCAAGAATTTAAAAAGATATGTAATGAAGTAGCAGATTCCTATGGTGCAACTGTAGAGTTTGAAGATAACAGGTTATATTCATCCTATAAACTAGACAAAGAAGATGATTTGGTTTCCCATTGTACAGAGGCAGTTAAAAAGTTAGAATTAGAACCTGCATATAAAGCAACTGGTGGTGGCAGTGATGCTAATATCTTCAATAGTAATGGGATTAAAACAATGAATCTAGGGATGGGTTATCAAAAGGTTCATACCACAGATGAATTTATACCAGTAAAAGAACTAGAAAATGTTGCGGATTTAGCATATAATCTAATTACACTCTAA
- the yfmH gene encoding EF-P 5-aminopentanol modification-associated protein YfmH, which produces METKARIEKHYHPLVKETIYQSKTDNGLDIYVLPRKNFNKTYAIYAVNYGSIDNYYRKTDGEVKKVPDGIAHFLEHKLFEKKDGNIFNDFSDLGASANAFTTFGHTAYLFSATENFYESLDLLLNFVHEPYFTKENVEKEQGIIDQEISMYRDDPDWVVFFNLLEGIYHSHPVKTNIAGTESEIKRITPDLLYECHKTFYHPSNMVLFMIGNLEPEKSIEHVSNIINKKHFEEFDLEERIVPKEPESVFKSKVSKKLNVSKPRVYLGIKEQLASNSYPKLYDEVVTDLLLELIFGEGSKLYQELYDKQLIDNSFHKSYAYGRGFGFTTIGGSTNDPDKLIHKLEESIRNTAKEGIKKQDFIRVRNKLMGAYLKGFNSLEYLSNTFLNLYFAQDFLFDYSDIISKVSIDELQDRLINDLLNESKTASYLYPNN; this is translated from the coding sequence ATGGAAACAAAAGCTAGAATAGAGAAGCATTATCACCCTTTAGTTAAAGAAACAATTTATCAAAGTAAAACAGATAATGGTCTAGACATATATGTACTTCCAAGAAAAAACTTTAACAAAACATATGCAATTTATGCTGTTAATTATGGGTCAATTGATAATTATTATCGTAAAACAGATGGAGAAGTAAAAAAAGTACCTGATGGAATAGCGCATTTTTTAGAACATAAGTTATTTGAGAAAAAAGATGGTAATATTTTTAATGATTTTTCTGATCTTGGGGCAAGTGCTAATGCTTTTACTACTTTTGGTCATACAGCTTATCTTTTTAGTGCCACTGAGAATTTCTATGAGAGTTTAGATTTATTACTAAATTTTGTACATGAACCATACTTTACAAAAGAAAATGTGGAAAAAGAACAAGGAATAATTGATCAAGAGATAAGTATGTATCGAGATGATCCTGATTGGGTTGTTTTTTTTAATTTACTAGAAGGTATATATCATAGCCATCCGGTAAAGACAAACATAGCCGGAACAGAGAGCGAGATAAAAAGAATAACTCCAGACTTGTTGTATGAATGTCATAAAACATTTTATCACCCTTCAAATATGGTTTTATTTATGATTGGAAACCTAGAGCCAGAAAAAAGTATTGAACACGTCAGTAATATAATAAATAAAAAACACTTTGAAGAATTTGATCTAGAAGAACGAATAGTACCCAAGGAACCTGAAAGTGTATTTAAATCAAAAGTTTCAAAAAAACTAAATGTCTCTAAACCAAGAGTTTATTTAGGAATTAAAGAACAACTAGCATCTAATAGTTACCCTAAACTATATGATGAAGTAGTAACTGATTTATTACTTGAATTGATATTTGGTGAAGGATCAAAGCTGTATCAAGAACTATATGATAAACAATTGATAGATAATAGCTTCCATAAATCTTACGCATATGGTAGAGGGTTTGGTTTTACTACTATAGGTGGATCTACTAATGACCCAGATAAGCTAATACATAAATTGGAAGAAAGTATTAGAAATACTGCTAAAGAAGGAATAAAAAAACAAGATTTTATTAGAGTGAGAAATAAATTAATGGGTGCTTATTTAAAGGGATTCAATTCCCTTGAATATTTATCTAATACTTTCTTGAATTTATATTTTGCACAAGACTTTTTGTTTGATTACTCTGATATAATAAGCAAGGTTAGTATAGATGAGCTTCAAGATAGACTAATTAATGACCTTTTAAATGAAAGTAAAACCGCATCTTATTTGTATCCGAACAATTAA
- the yfmF gene encoding EF-P 5-aminopentanol modification-associated protein YfmF, with translation MEVITKELAQDVRLHMIPQDNLKTTLIKVFFHWPLGNFNGHMGIVPRVLKRGTKDYPTFLEFNEKLEEMYGADFVTGLHKKGERQLIELRLEMVGEDFLLEQDRQKSSFNEGINLLSKVLFEPVLEEDGFATSTVEKEKQNQLDRISNQKDDKINYSVERMIKHMCQDEPFGESKFGNEKEIEKITGKSLYESYKRLLESAPIDIFVMGHFSKSVAEKAVTDKLKFSNRKDTPDFNVQVNKELFEEKEINEYQDVNQGKLCLGFRTQINYKQPKIYPLMLFNGLLGGFSHSRLFRVVREEHSLCYYVFSRLEKSKGIMVINAGIDPKDYDQTNSLIKTELENLKNGDFTDKELEMTRKAILSALIQLEDNPDAIAETLLEGIINGKKPVTPEEVRNKLQAVDSTEITKAGKNVHLDTIYLMAKTSNEKVGVT, from the coding sequence ATGGAAGTTATAACAAAAGAACTTGCTCAGGATGTAAGGTTACATATGATTCCACAAGATAATTTGAAGACCACCTTAATTAAAGTGTTTTTCCACTGGCCATTAGGTAATTTTAATGGTCATATGGGGATTGTTCCTAGAGTATTAAAAAGGGGGACGAAAGATTATCCAACTTTTTTAGAGTTTAATGAAAAATTAGAAGAAATGTATGGAGCTGATTTTGTTACTGGGTTACATAAAAAAGGAGAAAGACAATTAATAGAATTAAGACTTGAAATGGTAGGGGAAGATTTCTTGTTAGAACAAGATAGACAAAAAAGTTCATTCAATGAAGGAATAAACTTACTATCAAAAGTATTGTTTGAACCTGTCTTAGAAGAAGATGGATTTGCAACTAGTACTGTAGAAAAGGAAAAACAAAATCAGCTAGATAGAATAAGTAATCAAAAAGACGATAAAATTAATTATTCTGTTGAAAGAATGATTAAGCATATGTGTCAAGATGAACCCTTTGGGGAATCAAAGTTTGGTAATGAGAAAGAAATAGAAAAAATTACAGGAAAAAGCTTATATGAAAGTTACAAAAGATTATTAGAATCTGCCCCAATTGATATTTTTGTTATGGGACACTTTTCTAAATCTGTTGCAGAGAAAGCTGTAACAGATAAACTCAAATTTTCTAATAGAAAGGATACTCCAGATTTTAATGTGCAGGTAAATAAAGAACTGTTTGAAGAAAAAGAGATTAATGAGTATCAAGATGTTAATCAAGGAAAACTGTGTTTAGGGTTTCGAACTCAGATAAATTACAAACAACCTAAGATCTACCCTTTAATGTTATTTAATGGTTTATTAGGTGGCTTTTCTCATTCTAGATTATTTAGAGTTGTTCGTGAAGAACATAGTCTATGTTATTACGTATTTTCTAGATTAGAAAAATCAAAAGGTATCATGGTGATAAATGCAGGTATAGATCCTAAAGATTATGATCAAACAAATAGCCTAATTAAGACTGAATTAGAGAACTTAAAGAATGGGGACTTTACAGATAAAGAGCTTGAAATGACAAGAAAAGCTATATTATCAGCTCTGATTCAGCTAGAAGATAATCCAGATGCAATTGCTGAAACATTGTTAGAGGGTATTATAAACGGCAAAAAACCTGTTACTCCAGAAGAAGTAAGGAATAAATTACAGGCTGTAGACAGTACAGAGATAACAAAAGCTGGTAAAAATGTTCATTTAGACACTATTTATCTTATGGCAAAAACAAGTAATGAAAAGGTAGGTGTGACGTAA
- a CDS encoding glycine betaine ABC transporter substrate-binding protein — translation MQKKIVISIFVLILSLTLVVACQEDQTDDTIEIGYNQWAENIAVSNMWKILLEDQGYDVELVDVEKAVLFSGVAQGDLDIGMEVWIPYTDRYYIDEYGDDFDIQDTWYEGADLGLVVPEYMEVDSIDELSEYRDELDGEIIGIDAGASIMDMTQDTIEEYDLDFNLIDSSEAGMMSELDNRYSDEEPIVVTLWSPHWAFAEYDLKYLDDPVLSYGEADNIVFITRDNFENDQEEVLNWMNDWEMDDESLGELMSVIKELDDPVEGAQQWIDDNEELVEEWLNE, via the coding sequence GTGCAGAAAAAAATCGTAATTTCTATTTTTGTACTTATTTTAAGTTTAACGTTGGTAGTAGCTTGTCAGGAAGATCAAACAGATGACACTATAGAGATTGGTTATAATCAGTGGGCTGAAAATATTGCTGTGTCAAATATGTGGAAGATTTTATTAGAAGATCAAGGTTATGATGTCGAGCTAGTAGATGTAGAAAAGGCTGTTTTATTTAGTGGTGTAGCACAAGGTGACTTAGATATTGGTATGGAAGTTTGGATCCCGTATACGGATCGGTATTATATTGATGAATATGGCGATGATTTTGATATTCAAGATACTTGGTACGAAGGTGCTGATCTTGGTTTGGTAGTACCAGAATATATGGAAGTAGATAGTATTGATGAGTTAAGTGAATATAGAGATGAACTTGATGGTGAAATAATCGGAATTGACGCTGGTGCAAGTATAATGGATATGACACAAGATACTATTGAGGAATATGATCTAGATTTTAATTTAATTGATAGTTCAGAAGCTGGGATGATGAGTGAATTAGATAATCGTTATTCAGATGAAGAGCCTATTGTTGTAACACTTTGGAGTCCCCATTGGGCTTTTGCTGAATATGATCTAAAATATTTAGATGACCCGGTATTATCCTATGGAGAAGCAGATAATATAGTGTTTATAACTAGAGATAATTTTGAAAATGATCAAGAAGAAGTTCTTAATTGGATGAATGACTGGGAAATGGATGATGAAAGTTTAGGAGAACTGATGAGTGTCATAAAAGAGCTTGATGATCCTGTTGAAGGTGCACAGCAGTGGATTGATGATAACGAAGAATTAGTAGAAGAATGGTTAAATGAATAA
- the hisD gene encoding histidinol dehydrogenase, whose product MYKYKEAKHNNYQFDLDDNTNEIVKDIIAKVKLEGDNTLLEFVKRFDQVKIDNIYVSKKERKQVYEAMPKKLKEALLFARNQIEFFANKQLSLYQNLESENIPGVTLGHRIIPVSSCGCYVPAGRYPLPSSALMSIVPAKVAGVERVVAVAPPSRDYDSIHPVVLAAMYIAGADEVYISGGAQAIAALAYGTETINKVDMIVGPGNRYVTEAKRQVNGIVGIDQLAGPSEVLIIADDSADIKKVATDLLAQAEHDPDAKCILVTTNESIAKYVEIELKKTITSIDTFDTANDSWSNYGEIIIVESLDEAIKISDEVAPEHLQLLTKYNDQLMNRVKHFGSLFVGEWSSVAFGDYVSGTNHILPTGCSARFNSGLTVGTFLKTSSFQKISKEGAKSLAYHCSDLADLEGLDAHKKSSNLRID is encoded by the coding sequence ATGTATAAGTATAAAGAAGCAAAACATAACAATTATCAATTTGATTTAGATGATAACACTAATGAAATAGTAAAGGATATTATAGCTAAAGTAAAATTAGAGGGTGATAATACTTTACTAGAGTTTGTTAAAAGATTCGATCAAGTTAAAATAGACAATATATATGTTTCGAAAAAAGAAAGAAAACAAGTCTATGAGGCAATGCCTAAAAAGTTAAAGGAAGCCTTATTATTTGCAAGAAATCAAATAGAATTTTTTGCAAATAAACAGCTTTCATTATATCAAAATCTTGAAAGTGAAAATATTCCTGGTGTAACTCTTGGGCATAGAATAATACCGGTTTCATCTTGTGGTTGCTATGTTCCTGCTGGAAGATATCCACTCCCATCTTCTGCTTTAATGTCTATTGTTCCAGCGAAAGTTGCAGGAGTAGAGCGTGTTGTTGCTGTTGCACCACCTTCTAGAGATTACGATAGTATACATCCTGTAGTTTTAGCTGCTATGTATATTGCTGGCGCTGACGAAGTATATATATCTGGTGGAGCTCAAGCCATTGCTGCATTAGCGTATGGGACAGAGACGATTAATAAAGTTGATATGATAGTTGGACCAGGAAATAGATATGTTACAGAAGCAAAACGACAAGTAAATGGTATAGTAGGGATAGACCAATTAGCAGGTCCTAGTGAGGTGCTTATCATTGCTGATGACTCGGCTGATATCAAGAAAGTTGCGACTGATTTATTAGCCCAAGCAGAACACGACCCTGATGCTAAATGTATTTTGGTTACTACGAACGAGTCAATTGCAAAATATGTCGAAATAGAGCTTAAAAAAACTATAACTAGTATAGATACATTTGATACTGCTAATGATAGTTGGTCTAACTATGGTGAAATTATTATTGTCGAGAGTCTTGATGAGGCAATTAAAATTTCTGATGAAGTAGCTCCGGAACACCTGCAATTATTAACTAAATATAATGACCAACTTATGAATAGAGTTAAGCATTTCGGTTCCCTTTTTGTTGGAGAGTGGTCTTCGGTTGCTTTTGGTGACTACGTTTCAGGAACTAATCATATTCTTCCTACTGGCTGTAGTGCAAGATTTAATTCTGGTTTAACAGTCGGTACATTTTTAAAAACCTCGTCTTTTCAAAAAATATCTAAAGAAGGCGCAAAGAGCTTAGCATATCATTGTTCTGATCTAGCTGATCTTGAAGGACTTGATGCTCATAAAAAATCAAGTAATTTAAGAATAGATTAA
- the cutA gene encoding divalent-cation tolerance protein CutA: MSRSMFYITCDSMEEAEKLAKQLVEERLVACINVVPKIKSFFYWEGKAQSEEELLLLGKTRTDVVDQLVERVKYLHSYDVPCVVSWEITEGNEEFLHWIDSEVK, from the coding sequence TTGAGTCGTTCGATGTTTTATATAACATGTGATAGCATGGAAGAAGCAGAAAAATTAGCAAAACAGCTTGTTGAAGAACGATTGGTGGCTTGTATTAATGTTGTACCAAAAATTAAATCTTTCTTTTACTGGGAAGGGAAAGCTCAATCCGAAGAAGAATTGCTATTATTAGGAAAAACAAGAACTGATGTAGTCGATCAATTAGTAGAAAGAGTTAAGTATTTGCATTCTTATGATGTTCCTTGTGTGGTTTCCTGGGAAATAACAGAGGGCAATGAAGAATTCCTTCATTGGATTGACAGTGAAGTTAAATAA
- a CDS encoding exonuclease domain-containing protein — protein MDFVAIDFETANSSRGSACALGIVVVERGEIKEKKHWLIRPKNMDFKPYNIYIHGIKPEDVKNKPEFNRLWDEVYPYLEEKLIIAHNASFDISVLRHVLDEYDIPYPNFDYMCTQKLAEKAWPNLQKYRLNYIADTLGVNFKHHDALEDSYACAKIALAICKERNINCLYHLIDVLKMSKGKLYSGGYKPARINEAG, from the coding sequence ATGGATTTCGTAGCAATTGATTTTGAAACAGCTAATAGTAGTAGAGGAAGCGCTTGTGCTTTAGGTATAGTGGTGGTAGAGAGGGGAGAGATTAAAGAAAAAAAACATTGGTTAATTAGGCCCAAAAATATGGATTTCAAACCTTATAATATTTACATACATGGTATTAAGCCAGAAGATGTTAAAAATAAACCTGAATTTAATAGATTGTGGGATGAAGTTTATCCTTATTTAGAAGAAAAGTTAATAATAGCACATAATGCATCATTTGATATTAGTGTATTAAGACACGTTTTAGATGAGTATGATATACCTTATCCAAATTTTGATTATATGTGCACACAAAAGCTTGCTGAAAAGGCTTGGCCCAACTTACAAAAGTACAGATTGAATTATATTGCGGATACATTAGGTGTTAACTTTAAACATCATGATGCTTTAGAAGACTCTTATGCTTGTGCAAAAATAGCCCTTGCAATTTGCAAAGAAAGAAATATAAATTGTCTATACCATTTAATAGATGTCCTTAAAATGAGTAAAGGAAAACTGTATTCAGGAGGATATAAACCTGCTAGAATTAATGAAGCTGGATAA
- a CDS encoding FMN-binding glutamate synthase family protein yields MKFNKLMNLKNWPTSAKILATSALSIFSAKYSARKAIDSTSSKALTRLTKDNYDENLWELVSATRRFGPQNIVETNLRAEEGIAIGRPLGSPIRVLDFKTLYFNIAQLHTLPTPGNFNIDTDVTIGPRAKRPLILNTPILISGMAYGMALSEKAKVAIAKATAKVGTATNTGEGAFLPKERKAAKYLILQFNRGKWNKSPEIIKQADMIEIQLGQGAIAGVEHATKSKDMSKTVEKRLGVRPGKKAVVKAQMEGIESMEDLKGLVEDLRSITDGVPIGVKMGASKYLEKDLEIAVNAGVDAVVLDGAEAATYQSPPILQDDFGVPTLLAIGRANQFFKKNGLNGKVSLIIGGGLYTPGDFLKAIALGADAVYIGTAAIFALGHKEVFKALPLEPPTQVIWETGHFKHKFNLNKGAANLEKYLKSSTKEMEEGIRALGKTSISNVCKDDLYTINPQIADITGVSLGYSKNKR; encoded by the coding sequence ATGAAGTTTAATAAACTAATGAATCTTAAGAACTGGCCAACTTCTGCTAAAATTTTAGCTACTTCAGCTTTAAGTATCTTTAGTGCTAAATATAGTGCTAGAAAAGCAATTGATTCAACTTCTAGTAAAGCACTCACTAGGCTTACAAAAGATAACTATGATGAAAACTTATGGGAACTTGTTTCAGCTACTAGGAGGTTTGGTCCTCAAAATATAGTAGAAACAAACTTAAGGGCTGAAGAAGGTATAGCTATCGGAAGACCTCTCGGTAGTCCAATAAGAGTTTTAGATTTCAAAACATTATATTTTAATATAGCTCAGCTTCATACTTTACCTACCCCAGGTAATTTCAATATCGATACAGATGTAACTATTGGACCAAGAGCCAAAAGACCTTTAATCTTAAATACACCTATTCTAATATCAGGTATGGCTTATGGTATGGCTTTAAGTGAAAAAGCAAAAGTAGCTATTGCTAAAGCTACTGCAAAAGTTGGAACAGCTACAAATACAGGAGAAGGCGCATTCTTACCTAAAGAAAGAAAAGCAGCAAAATATTTAATATTACAATTTAATCGTGGAAAATGGAATAAATCTCCAGAAATCATCAAACAAGCTGACATGATAGAGATTCAATTAGGCCAAGGTGCTATTGCCGGGGTTGAACATGCAACAAAATCTAAAGATATGAGTAAAACTGTTGAGAAAAGATTAGGAGTTAGACCTGGTAAGAAAGCAGTAGTCAAAGCTCAAATGGAAGGAATTGAGTCTATGGAAGATTTAAAAGGACTTGTAGAAGATCTTAGATCAATCACAGATGGTGTACCTATTGGTGTAAAAATGGGGGCAAGTAAGTATCTTGAAAAGGATTTAGAAATCGCTGTTAATGCTGGAGTTGATGCAGTTGTACTTGATGGTGCAGAAGCAGCGACTTATCAATCACCACCAATCCTTCAAGATGATTTTGGAGTACCCACATTGTTGGCTATTGGTAGAGCAAATCAATTCTTTAAAAAAAACGGTCTAAATGGTAAAGTATCCTTGATAATTGGTGGCGGATTATATACCCCAGGAGATTTTCTTAAAGCAATTGCTCTTGGTGCAGATGCTGTTTATATTGGAACTGCAGCAATCTTTGCGCTAGGGCACAAAGAAGTTTTTAAAGCTCTCCCCTTAGAACCACCTACTCAAGTAATTTGGGAAACAGGGCATTTTAAACATAAGTTTAATTTGAATAAGGGAGCTGCAAATTTAGAAAAATACCTTAAATCATCAACAAAAGAGATGGAAGAAGGTATTAGAGCTCTTGGTAAAACTAGTATAAGCAATGTTTGTAAAGACGATCTATATACTATCAATCCACAAATTGCTGATATCACTGGTGTTAGTCTAGGGTACTCTAAAAACAAGAGATAA